In Clostridium sporogenes, one genomic interval encodes:
- the etfB gene encoding electron transfer flavoprotein subunit beta, with the protein MRIVVCVKQVPDTTEVKIDPKTGTLIREGVPSILNPDDANALEEALKMKDKDENVTVSVVSMGPPQADVMLRECLAMGADEAYLVSDRAFAGSDTWATSKVIASAIRKIGNYDIIFAGRQAIDGDTAQVGPQISEKLGIPQVTYVQDFKMEGDKITVQRQLEDGYEIIRVKKPALLTAVSSLNEPRYMAVDKIFDAYKKEIKVLTIDDLDIEKEGVGLKASPTKVFRSFTPAPKGKGVMLEGSTEEVVEKLVVSLKQKHII; encoded by the coding sequence TTGAGGATAGTAGTATGCGTTAAGCAAGTTCCAGATACAACAGAAGTAAAGATAGATCCTAAAACAGGAACATTAATAAGAGAAGGTGTTCCAAGTATATTAAATCCAGATGATGCAAATGCACTTGAGGAAGCTTTAAAAATGAAAGACAAAGATGAAAATGTAACTGTGTCAGTGGTTTCAATGGGACCACCTCAAGCAGATGTTATGTTAAGAGAATGCCTTGCAATGGGAGCAGATGAGGCTTATTTAGTAAGTGATAGAGCCTTTGCAGGTTCTGATACATGGGCTACTTCAAAGGTTATTGCATCAGCAATTAGAAAGATCGGAAACTATGATATTATATTCGCGGGAAGACAAGCTATAGATGGAGATACAGCACAGGTTGGACCACAAATTTCAGAAAAATTAGGTATCCCACAGGTTACTTATGTACAAGACTTTAAAATGGAAGGGGACAAAATAACAGTACAAAGACAGCTAGAGGATGGATATGAAATAATTAGGGTTAAAAAACCTGCTCTTTTAACAGCTGTAAGTTCCCTTAATGAGCCTAGATATATGGCTGTGGACAAAATATTTGATGCCTATAAAAAGGAAATAAAAGTTTTAACTATAGATGATTTAGATATAGAAAAAGAAGGAGTAGGTCTTAAGGCTTCTCCAACTAAAGTGTTTAGATCCTTTACTCCAGCACCTAAAGGTAAGGGTGTTATGCTAGAAGGATCAACAGAAGAAGTTGTTGAAAAATTGGTTGTAAGTTTGAAACAAAAGCATATTATATAA
- the acdB gene encoding putative isocaproyl-CoA dehydrogenase AcdB, which translates to MLFKKEHELLRKSVRDFVDRELKDIPEEVDTEGKLPKELLQKLAQYKFISPVIPKEYGGAGADYVSYCIIMEEISKRCASTGTFITAGASLVALPLLNFGTDEQKEKYLKPLAKGEYIGSFGLTEPGAGSDAGAGQTTAVLEGDHYILNGRKTFITNAPICDFAIVTAMTEKGKGSRGISAFIVESSWDGFSTGAHENKMGIRGTETADLIFENVKVPKENLIGKEGKGFKIALNTLDVGRIGVAAQALGIAQGALDEAVKYVKERVQFGRPLAKFQNTQFTIADMETKVQAARWLVYDAAEKKDNGINPGVESAMAKYYAAEIANEVAYKALQLHGGYGFMKDYPIERMYRDARITSIYEGTSQVQQMVIAAKALK; encoded by the coding sequence ATGTTATTTAAAAAAGAGCATGAACTTTTAAGAAAATCCGTAAGGGATTTTGTAGATAGGGAATTAAAAGATATTCCAGAAGAAGTTGATACTGAAGGGAAATTACCTAAAGAGTTATTACAAAAACTTGCACAATATAAATTTATAAGTCCTGTAATACCTAAGGAATATGGTGGAGCTGGAGCAGACTATGTATCATACTGCATAATAATGGAAGAAATCAGTAAAAGATGCGCATCTACTGGAACTTTTATAACAGCAGGAGCATCATTGGTAGCATTACCTTTACTTAATTTTGGAACAGATGAGCAAAAAGAAAAATATTTAAAACCTCTTGCTAAAGGTGAATATATTGGATCCTTTGGACTTACAGAACCAGGAGCAGGATCTGACGCTGGTGCTGGCCAAACTACAGCAGTTTTAGAGGGAGATCATTATATTTTAAATGGAAGAAAAACATTCATTACAAATGCACCTATTTGTGACTTTGCTATAGTAACAGCAATGACAGAAAAAGGTAAGGGATCAAGGGGAATTTCAGCCTTTATAGTTGAAAGTAGTTGGGACGGATTTTCAACAGGTGCTCATGAAAACAAAATGGGAATTAGAGGAACTGAAACAGCGGATTTAATATTTGAAAATGTAAAAGTTCCTAAAGAAAATCTTATTGGAAAAGAAGGTAAAGGATTTAAGATAGCTTTAAATACTCTTGATGTTGGCAGAATCGGAGTAGCAGCTCAAGCTCTTGGAATAGCTCAAGGGGCTTTAGACGAAGCTGTAAAATATGTTAAGGAAAGAGTTCAATTTGGTAGACCTTTAGCAAAATTCCAAAATACTCAATTTACAATTGCAGATATGGAAACTAAGGTTCAAGCTGCTAGATGGCTTGTGTATGATGCCGCAGAAAAGAAAGATAATGGTATAAATCCAGGGGTTGAATCTGCAATGGCTAAATATTATGCAGCAGAAATTGCAAATGAAGTAGCTTACAAAGCATTACAATTACATGGTGGATATGGATTTATGAAAGATTATCCAATAGAAAGAATGTATAGAGATGCTAGAATTACATCTATATATGAAGGTACATCTCAAGTTCAGCAAATGGTTATTGCTGCAAAAGCTCTTAAATAG